Proteins from a single region of Kineococcus rhizosphaerae:
- a CDS encoding DUF3145 domain-containing protein, whose amino-acid sequence MSGATTRGVLFVHSAPRALVPHIEWAAGGVLGVRASFEWTGQPVAPGCLRAEYSWQAPQGSGALLASALRGWAHLRFEVTEEPSPGCDGGRWSHTPALGIFHAATDVHGNVQVPEDRVHAAMELLTTGDAAGARRALALAVGEAWDCELEAFRHAGDDTPVRWLHQVG is encoded by the coding sequence ATGTCCGGTGCGACGACCCGCGGCGTGCTCTTCGTGCACTCCGCACCGCGAGCGCTCGTCCCGCACATCGAGTGGGCAGCCGGCGGTGTCCTCGGCGTGCGCGCGTCCTTCGAGTGGACGGGCCAGCCGGTCGCTCCGGGCTGCCTGCGGGCCGAGTACTCCTGGCAGGCGCCGCAGGGCAGCGGTGCCCTGCTGGCCTCCGCGCTGCGCGGCTGGGCGCACCTGCGCTTCGAGGTGACCGAGGAACCGTCCCCCGGCTGCGACGGCGGCCGCTGGAGCCACACCCCCGCGCTGGGGATCTTCCACGCCGCGACCGACGTCCACGGCAACGTCCAGGTCCCCGAGGACCGCGTCCACGCGGCCATGGAACTGCTGACCACCGGTGACGCCGCGGGGGCTCGTCGCGCCCTCGCGCTCGCCGTCGGTGAGGCCTGGGACTGCGAGCTCGAGGCGTTCCGCCACGCCGGGGACGACACGCCCGTCCGCTGGCTGCACCAGGTCGGCTGA
- the fabF gene encoding beta-ketoacyl-ACP synthase II — protein MTTTPSTSSKSSRRVVVTGLGATTPLGGDVRTSWEAALAGRSGARPITDDWINEFELPVTFAAQAAVRADSVLERREIKRLDPSQQFAVIAAREAWADAGSPEVDPLRLGSVVATGIGGIWTLLTAYDTLKEKGARRVLPLTVPMLMANGPTAAISIEFTARAGAHTPVSACASGAEAIAYGVDMIRTGRADIVICGGTEAAIHPLPIASFTSMHAMSKRNEDPERASRPFDTARDGFVLGEGAGILVLESEEHATARGARIHAEVLGAGLSADAYHVAAPEPEGAGVSRAIRDALAQAGLSARDVVHINAHATSTPVGDVAEDKGLRLALGDAVDGIAVSATKSMTGHLLGAAGAVESIFTILALRDRVAPPTINVDDLDPEVSLDVVRKESRPLPATGTLVGLNNAFGFGGHNVSAVFAAG, from the coding sequence ATGACCACGACCCCGTCGACCTCGTCGAAGTCGTCGCGCCGCGTCGTCGTCACCGGGCTGGGGGCCACCACTCCGCTCGGCGGCGACGTGCGCACCAGCTGGGAGGCCGCGCTCGCGGGCCGTTCCGGGGCGCGCCCCATCACCGACGACTGGATCAACGAGTTCGAGCTGCCCGTGACGTTCGCCGCCCAGGCCGCCGTGCGCGCCGACAGCGTGCTGGAACGCCGGGAGATCAAGCGGTTGGACCCGTCCCAGCAGTTCGCGGTCATCGCCGCCCGCGAGGCGTGGGCCGACGCCGGCTCCCCCGAGGTCGACCCGCTGCGCCTCGGTTCGGTCGTCGCGACCGGCATCGGCGGGATCTGGACCCTCCTGACGGCGTACGACACGCTGAAGGAGAAGGGCGCTCGGCGCGTCCTGCCCCTGACCGTCCCGATGCTCATGGCCAACGGCCCGACGGCCGCGATCAGCATCGAGTTCACCGCCCGCGCCGGGGCGCACACCCCCGTCAGCGCGTGTGCGTCCGGGGCCGAGGCCATCGCGTACGGCGTGGACATGATCCGCACCGGGCGGGCCGACATCGTCATCTGCGGGGGGACGGAGGCGGCGATCCACCCGCTGCCCATCGCCTCCTTCACCTCGATGCACGCCATGAGCAAGCGCAACGAGGACCCCGAACGGGCCTCGCGGCCCTTCGACACCGCCCGCGACGGCTTCGTGCTCGGGGAGGGTGCCGGGATCCTGGTCCTGGAGTCCGAGGAGCACGCCACGGCCCGCGGCGCGCGCATCCACGCCGAGGTCCTGGGCGCCGGGCTGTCCGCGGACGCCTACCACGTGGCCGCGCCCGAGCCCGAGGGCGCGGGGGTCAGCCGGGCGATCCGCGACGCGCTGGCCCAGGCCGGCCTGTCGGCGCGCGACGTCGTCCACATCAACGCCCACGCCACCTCCACGCCCGTCGGGGACGTCGCGGAGGACAAGGGCCTGCGCCTGGCGCTCGGCGACGCGGTCGACGGCATCGCGGTGTCGGCGACGAAGTCCATGACGGGTCACCTGCTGGGCGCGGCCGGGGCGGTGGAGAGCATCTTCACGATCCTCGCGCTGCGCGACCGGGTCGCCCCGCCGACGATCAACGTCGACGACCTCGACCCCGAGGTGTCCCTGGACGTCGTCCGCAAGGAGTCGCGCCCGCTGCCGGCCACGGGGACGCTCGTGGGCCTGAACAACGCGTTCGGCTTCGGCGGCCACAACGTCAGCGCGGTGTTCGCCGCCGGCTGA
- a CDS encoding acyl carrier protein, producing MASEQEILSGLAEIVNEETGLPTDSVESDKSFTDDLDIDSLSMMTIVVNAEEKFSVRIPDEDVKNLRTVGDAVAYISQAQG from the coding sequence ATGGCCAGTGAGCAGGAGATCCTCAGCGGTCTCGCCGAGATCGTGAACGAGGAGACGGGCCTGCCCACCGACAGCGTCGAGTCGGACAAGTCCTTCACCGACGACCTCGACATCGACTCGCTGTCGATGATGACGATCGTCGTGAACGCGGAGGAGAAGTTCAGCGTCCGCATCCCCGACGAGGACGTGAAGAACCTGCGCACCGTCGGCGACGCCGTCGCCTACATCTCGCAGGCCCAGGGCTGA
- a CDS encoding beta-ketoacyl-ACP synthase III yields the protein MTALTNAPTREARILGIGAHRPPRIIDNDEVCTWIESSDEWIQQRTGIKARRWAAPDVSVVDMSEDAGAKALAAAGLTGSDVDAVILATVSYPFQTPAAAAVVAHRLGATPAAAFDISAGCAGFCHGIALATDLVRGGTARNVLVVGAEKLSDFTDKHDRSTAFLFADGAGAAVVGISDEVGVGPTVWGSDGGQSELIKSKFSWLELRDVIDGTAKASPDPIATATAAEPESADESGPQPEDAPGWPYLEQQGQSVFRWAVWQMAPVAQAALDAAGVSADQIDVFVPHQANARIIDAMVKQLKLPETVHVARDIVDMGNTSAASIPLAMERAMADGDAPSGGLALLIGYGAGLSYAAQVVRLP from the coding sequence GTGACCGCTCTGACGAACGCCCCCACGCGCGAGGCGCGCATCCTCGGCATCGGCGCGCACCGTCCGCCGCGCATCATCGACAACGACGAGGTGTGCACCTGGATCGAGAGCTCGGACGAGTGGATCCAGCAGCGCACCGGCATCAAGGCCCGCCGCTGGGCCGCCCCCGACGTCTCGGTCGTGGACATGAGCGAGGACGCCGGCGCGAAGGCGCTGGCGGCGGCGGGCCTGACGGGCTCCGACGTCGACGCCGTCATCCTGGCGACCGTCTCCTACCCGTTCCAGACCCCGGCCGCGGCGGCCGTCGTCGCGCACCGGCTCGGCGCGACCCCCGCGGCGGCCTTCGACATCTCCGCCGGCTGCGCCGGGTTCTGCCACGGCATCGCCCTGGCCACGGACCTCGTGCGCGGCGGGACGGCCCGCAACGTGCTGGTGGTCGGCGCCGAGAAGCTGTCCGACTTCACCGACAAGCACGACCGCTCGACGGCCTTCCTCTTCGCCGACGGCGCCGGTGCGGCCGTCGTCGGGATCTCCGACGAGGTCGGCGTCGGGCCGACGGTGTGGGGCTCGGACGGCGGCCAGTCGGAGCTGATCAAGAGCAAGTTCTCCTGGCTGGAGCTGCGCGACGTCATCGACGGCACCGCGAAGGCCTCCCCGGACCCGATCGCGACCGCCACCGCGGCCGAGCCGGAGTCCGCCGACGAGTCCGGGCCGCAGCCCGAGGACGCTCCCGGCTGGCCCTACCTGGAGCAGCAGGGCCAGTCGGTGTTCCGCTGGGCCGTGTGGCAGATGGCTCCCGTCGCCCAGGCCGCGCTCGACGCCGCCGGCGTCAGCGCCGACCAGATCGACGTCTTCGTCCCCCACCAGGCCAACGCGCGCATCATCGACGCCATGGTCAAGCAGCTCAAGCTGCCCGAGACCGTGCACGTCGCCCGCGACATCGTCGACATGGGCAACACGTCGGCGGCCTCGATCCCGTTGGCGATGGAGCGCGCGATGGCCGACGGGGACGCCCCCTCGGGCGGTCTCGCCCTGCTGATCGGTTACGGCGCGGGCCTGTCCTACGCCGCCCAGGTCGTCCGGCTCCCGTAG
- a CDS encoding ACP S-malonyltransferase: protein MLVFVFPGQGSQSPGFLAPWLELPGVADRLRWASAVVGDDLVAHGTVSDADTLRDTAVAQPLIVAAGLLGLRELFASPAELAGAAGAVAGHSVGELTAAAATGALTPEQALVLVRERGRGMAAAAATTPTGMSAVLGGDADEVAARLAELGLTAANANGGGQTVAAGTLEALAALAGNPPAKARVIPLQVAGAFHTEHMAPAVGALEQLSAGIDPGTAALPIAANADGELVTDGAQFLQRLVAQVSRPVRWDLVTATFARLGVTGLIEVPPAGTLTNLAKRTLKGVDVLALKTPDDLDRARAMISDHGGVAATLTTEAAL, encoded by the coding sequence GTGCTCGTCTTCGTCTTCCCCGGCCAGGGCTCCCAGTCGCCCGGCTTCCTCGCTCCCTGGCTCGAACTGCCCGGGGTCGCGGACCGGCTGCGCTGGGCCTCGGCCGTCGTCGGTGACGACCTCGTGGCGCACGGGACGGTGTCCGACGCCGACACCCTGCGCGACACCGCCGTCGCCCAGCCGCTGATCGTCGCGGCGGGTCTGCTGGGGCTGCGCGAGCTGTTCGCCTCCCCCGCCGAGCTGGCCGGTGCCGCGGGCGCCGTCGCGGGCCACTCCGTGGGCGAGCTCACCGCCGCCGCCGCCACGGGCGCCCTGACCCCCGAGCAGGCCCTCGTCCTGGTCCGCGAACGGGGCCGGGGCATGGCCGCGGCCGCGGCGACGACGCCCACCGGCATGAGCGCGGTCCTGGGCGGGGACGCCGACGAGGTCGCCGCCCGGCTCGCCGAGCTGGGCCTGACCGCGGCCAACGCCAACGGCGGGGGCCAGACCGTCGCCGCCGGGACGCTGGAGGCGCTGGCCGCCCTCGCCGGGAACCCCCCGGCCAAGGCGCGGGTGATCCCCCTGCAGGTCGCGGGCGCCTTCCACACCGAGCACATGGCCCCCGCGGTCGGCGCCCTGGAGCAGCTGTCCGCCGGGATCGACCCGGGCACGGCGGCGCTGCCGATCGCCGCGAACGCCGACGGCGAGCTCGTGACCGACGGCGCGCAGTTCCTGCAGCGCCTCGTGGCGCAGGTCTCCCGGCCCGTGCGCTGGGACCTCGTGACCGCGACCTTCGCCCGCCTCGGGGTGACCGGCTTGATCGAGGTGCCCCCCGCGGGGACGTTGACCAACCTGGCCAAGCGCACACTGAAGGGTGTGGACGTGCTGGCGCTGAAGACGCCGGACGACCTGGACCGGGCCCGCGCCATGATCTCCGACCACGGTGGCGTGGCCGCCACCCTCACGACGGAGGCCGCTCTGTGA
- a CDS encoding PucR family transcriptional regulator, which yields MPADRTDLSPATVRRLEAAQGSFASAITARMDQAHPWYTDLPADERSWVGLVAQAGFGDFLRWLSEPDPEVLAKTTVFGTAPRELMRSVTLQQTVELVRTAITVVEEGLDAVVGDGDPAEQVLAREALLRYSREVAFAAAAVYARAAETRGAWDARLEALVVDAVLRGDGEDTIASRAAALGWTLVAPTTVVIGPAAEQESASAVARVRSLAREDGGEALVGVQGDRLVVVLSGALDAHATAEKLAAGEFGPGPVVVGPTVSSLPVAARSARAAQAGVVAARAWPEAPRPVLADDLLPERALSGDATARRALVDRAYAPLLEAGGSLLETLTAYLAHGGSLEACARSLYVHANTVRYRLRRVAEVSGWTPSAPRERFVLQTALALGRLSHVPGAARSTRLEETYKSGG from the coding sequence GTGCCTGCCGACCGGACCGACCTGTCGCCCGCGACGGTCCGCCGCCTGGAGGCCGCCCAGGGCTCCTTCGCCTCCGCCATCACGGCGCGGATGGACCAGGCCCACCCCTGGTACACCGACCTGCCCGCCGACGAGCGCTCCTGGGTGGGCCTGGTGGCCCAGGCCGGGTTCGGCGACTTCCTGCGGTGGTTGTCCGAACCCGACCCGGAGGTCCTGGCCAAGACGACGGTCTTCGGCACCGCCCCGCGCGAGCTGATGCGCTCGGTCACCCTCCAGCAGACCGTGGAGCTGGTGCGCACGGCGATCACCGTCGTGGAGGAGGGGCTGGACGCCGTCGTCGGCGACGGCGACCCGGCCGAGCAGGTCCTGGCCCGGGAGGCGCTGCTGCGCTACTCCCGCGAGGTGGCCTTCGCCGCCGCCGCGGTCTACGCCCGCGCCGCCGAGACCCGCGGGGCCTGGGACGCCCGCCTGGAGGCCCTCGTCGTCGACGCGGTCCTGCGCGGCGACGGCGAGGACACCATCGCCTCCCGCGCCGCCGCCCTGGGGTGGACGCTGGTGGCCCCCACCACGGTCGTGATCGGGCCGGCCGCCGAGCAGGAGTCCGCGAGCGCCGTCGCGCGGGTCCGGTCCCTGGCCCGCGAGGACGGCGGCGAGGCCCTCGTCGGGGTGCAGGGCGACCGCCTGGTCGTGGTCCTGTCCGGTGCCCTGGACGCGCACGCCACGGCGGAGAAGCTGGCGGCCGGTGAGTTCGGGCCGGGGCCGGTCGTCGTGGGCCCGACGGTCTCGAGCCTGCCGGTGGCGGCGCGCTCGGCGCGCGCGGCGCAGGCGGGGGTCGTCGCGGCCCGGGCCTGGCCGGAGGCGCCGCGACCGGTCCTGGCCGACGACCTGCTGCCCGAGCGCGCCCTGTCGGGGGACGCGACCGCCCGGCGGGCACTGGTGGACCGGGCCTACGCCCCGCTGCTGGAGGCCGGGGGCTCGCTGCTGGAGACTCTGACCGCCTACCTCGCCCACGGAGGGTCACTGGAAGCGTGCGCGCGGTCGCTGTACGTACACGCCAACACGGTGCGCTACCGGTTGCGGCGCGTCGCAGAGGTCTCGGGGTGGACGCCGTCGGCCCCCCGGGAGCGTTTCGTGCTGCAGACGGCCCTCGCGCTCGGTCGCCTCTCGCACGTCCCCGGGGCGGCGCGGAGCACGCGGTTGGAGGAAACCTACAAGTCTGGCGGGTGA
- the aceE gene encoding pyruvate dehydrogenase (acetyl-transferring), homodimeric type: MARRDEAGAPAGKGPILNGLPSQLPDIDPEETAEWLASLDGIVDERGQNRARYLMLQLLQRARERQVGVPSLTATDYINTIGPESEPWFPGDEDVERRYRAWIRWNAAVMVHRAQQPGIGVGGHISTYASSATLYEVGFNHFFRGKDHAGGGDQVFIQGHASPGVYARAFLEGRLSAEQLDGFRQEVSKAPNGLSSYPHPRLMPDFWEFPTVSMGLGPANAIYQAQFNKYLHNRGFKDTSQQHVWAFLGDGEMDEPESRGFAQLAAYEELDNLTFVVNCNLQRLDGPVRGNGKIVQELEAFFRGAGWNVIKVLWGREWDTLLAADHQGALVNLMNATPDGDYQTFKAENGAFVKENFFGRDPRTAKLVEGMTDDEVWNLKRGGHDYRKVYAAYQAAVNHTGQPTVILAKTIKGYGLGPHFAGRNATHQMKKLTLEDLKLLRDSLRIPISDEQLEKDPYRPPYFHPGDGDEAIQYLRKRRADLGGPVPQRRVQHAPLHLPSDDSYKIAAKGSGKQEIATTMAFVRLLKDLMRDKEFGARVVPVIPDEARTFGMDSLFPTIKIYNPHGQQYTSVDRELMLAYKESEQGQILHVGINEGGSIAAFTAAGSSYATHGQPMVPIYVFYSMFGFQRTGDNIWAATDTMARGFMIGATAGRTTLTGEGLQHADGHSLLLAATNPAVVSYDPAYAYEIGHIVKDGLRRMYGEDPENVIYYLTVYNEPMVMPAEPEGVDVEGILRGMHRIAVGEGDGPRTQLLASGVGVPWALEAQQLLKDDFGVVADVWSVTSWNELRRDGLACDEHAFLNPGDESKVPYVTQKLKDAPGPVVAVSDWMRQVPDQIAQWVPGEFASLGADGFGLSDTRAAARRYFHIDGPSVAVRALEMLAKRGEVDWRAPGQAIEKYQLHDVRAGRSGNAGGES, from the coding sequence GTGGCCAGACGCGATGAAGCGGGAGCACCCGCCGGCAAGGGCCCCATCCTCAACGGCCTGCCGTCGCAGTTGCCGGACATCGACCCCGAGGAGACGGCCGAGTGGCTGGCCTCCCTGGACGGGATCGTCGACGAACGCGGCCAGAACCGCGCGCGCTACCTCATGCTGCAGCTGCTGCAGCGTGCGCGTGAGCGCCAGGTGGGCGTGCCCAGCCTCACCGCGACCGACTACATCAACACCATCGGCCCCGAGTCCGAGCCGTGGTTCCCCGGGGACGAGGACGTCGAGCGCCGCTACCGCGCCTGGATCCGCTGGAACGCGGCGGTCATGGTGCACCGCGCGCAGCAGCCCGGCATCGGCGTGGGCGGCCACATCTCCACCTACGCGTCGTCGGCGACGCTGTACGAGGTGGGCTTCAACCACTTCTTCCGCGGCAAGGACCACGCCGGCGGCGGGGACCAGGTCTTCATCCAGGGCCACGCCTCCCCCGGGGTCTACGCGCGCGCCTTCCTCGAGGGCCGGCTGTCCGCCGAGCAGCTCGACGGGTTCCGCCAGGAGGTCTCCAAGGCCCCCAACGGCCTGTCGTCCTACCCCCACCCCCGGCTCATGCCGGACTTCTGGGAGTTCCCGACGGTCTCGATGGGCCTGGGCCCGGCGAACGCGATCTACCAGGCGCAGTTCAACAAGTACCTGCACAACCGCGGCTTCAAGGACACCTCCCAGCAGCACGTGTGGGCCTTCCTGGGCGACGGGGAGATGGACGAGCCGGAGTCGCGCGGCTTCGCCCAGCTCGCGGCCTACGAGGAGCTCGACAACCTGACGTTCGTCGTCAACTGCAACCTGCAGCGCCTCGACGGCCCGGTGCGCGGCAACGGCAAGATCGTCCAGGAGCTGGAGGCGTTCTTCCGCGGCGCGGGCTGGAACGTCATCAAGGTCCTGTGGGGCCGGGAGTGGGACACCCTGCTCGCCGCCGACCACCAGGGCGCCCTGGTCAACCTCATGAACGCCACCCCCGACGGGGACTACCAGACGTTCAAGGCCGAGAACGGCGCGTTCGTCAAGGAGAACTTCTTCGGCCGCGACCCGCGCACGGCCAAGCTCGTCGAGGGCATGACCGACGACGAGGTCTGGAACCTCAAGCGCGGCGGCCACGACTACCGCAAGGTGTACGCGGCGTACCAGGCGGCGGTGAACCACACCGGTCAGCCGACGGTGATCCTGGCCAAGACCATCAAGGGCTACGGCCTGGGGCCGCACTTCGCCGGCCGCAACGCCACGCACCAGATGAAGAAGCTGACGCTGGAGGACCTCAAGCTCCTGCGCGACTCGCTGCGGATCCCGATCAGCGACGAGCAGCTGGAGAAGGACCCCTACCGCCCGCCGTACTTCCACCCCGGTGACGGCGACGAGGCCATCCAGTACCTGCGCAAGCGCCGCGCCGACCTCGGCGGGCCCGTCCCGCAGCGCCGCGTCCAGCACGCCCCGCTGCACCTGCCGTCGGACGACTCCTACAAGATCGCGGCCAAGGGGTCGGGCAAGCAGGAGATCGCCACGACGATGGCGTTCGTCCGGCTGCTCAAGGACCTCATGCGGGACAAGGAGTTCGGCGCCCGCGTCGTGCCCGTCATCCCCGACGAGGCCCGCACGTTCGGGATGGACTCGCTCTTCCCGACGATCAAGATCTACAACCCGCACGGGCAGCAGTACACCTCCGTGGACCGCGAGCTCATGCTCGCCTACAAGGAGTCCGAGCAGGGTCAGATCCTGCACGTCGGCATCAACGAGGGCGGGTCCATCGCGGCCTTCACCGCGGCCGGGTCGTCGTACGCGACGCACGGGCAGCCGATGGTCCCGATCTACGTCTTCTACTCGATGTTCGGGTTCCAGCGCACCGGGGACAACATCTGGGCCGCGACGGACACCATGGCCCGCGGGTTCATGATCGGTGCCACCGCCGGGCGCACGACGCTGACCGGCGAGGGCCTGCAGCACGCCGACGGCCACTCGCTGCTGCTGGCGGCGACGAACCCGGCGGTCGTCTCCTACGACCCCGCCTACGCCTACGAGATCGGCCACATCGTCAAGGACGGTCTGCGCCGGATGTACGGCGAGGACCCCGAGAACGTCATCTACTACCTGACGGTCTACAACGAGCCGATGGTCATGCCCGCCGAACCGGAGGGCGTGGACGTCGAGGGCATCCTGCGGGGGATGCACCGCATCGCGGTGGGCGAGGGCGACGGTCCGCGGACCCAGCTCCTCGCCTCCGGCGTGGGGGTGCCGTGGGCCCTGGAGGCCCAGCAGCTGCTGAAGGACGACTTCGGGGTCGTCGCCGACGTCTGGTCGGTGACGAGCTGGAACGAACTGCGGCGCGACGGCCTGGCCTGCGACGAGCACGCGTTCCTCAACCCGGGCGACGAGTCGAAGGTGCCCTACGTCACGCAGAAGCTGAAGGACGCCCCCGGGCCGGTGGTGGCCGTCAGCGACTGGATGCGCCAGGTGCCCGACCAGATCGCGCAGTGGGTCCCGGGCGAGTTCGCCTCCCTGGGCGCCGACGGGTTCGGGCTGTCCGACACCCGCGCCGCCGCCCGGCGCTACTTCCACATCGACGGTCCCTCCGTCGCGGTCCGGGCGCTGGAGATGCTGGCCAAGCGCGGCGAGGTCGACTGGCGCGCGCCGGGTCAGGCCATCGAGAAGTACCAGCTGCACGACGTGCGCGCGGGCCGCAGCGGCAACGCCGGCGGCGAGAGCTGA
- the fdhD gene encoding formate dehydrogenase accessory sulfurtransferase FdhD: MSSVRARTTRLDLSTGTASERADTLAVEEPLQLEVDGEQLTVTMRTPGHDVELALGFLHAEGLLTSADDVVAMRHCTDVGPDGAPTYNLLQIGARPGSRLAGDRVARPFPTTSACGVCGSVSVEDVLSRAPAAPTGTDDVRVRAEVLAALPDALRAAQSTFERTGGLHAAGLFTADGDLLCVREDVGRHNAVDKVVGWALREGRLPLRADVLVVSGRASFELVQKAAMAGVPVLVAVSAPSSLAVSLARGAGMTLLGFVRPPRANVYAGEHRVDVAAGTGVGRPPTSVLT, translated from the coding sequence ATCTCCTCGGTCCGGGCGCGCACGACGCGGCTGGACCTGAGCACGGGCACGGCGTCCGAGCGCGCCGACACCCTCGCCGTCGAGGAGCCGCTGCAGCTCGAGGTCGACGGCGAGCAGCTGACCGTGACGATGCGCACCCCCGGCCACGACGTGGAGCTCGCCCTGGGCTTCCTGCACGCCGAGGGGCTGCTCACGAGCGCCGACGACGTGGTCGCGATGCGGCACTGCACCGACGTGGGCCCCGACGGGGCGCCGACGTACAACCTGCTGCAGATCGGCGCCCGGCCGGGCAGCCGGCTGGCCGGGGACCGGGTGGCCCGCCCGTTCCCCACGACGTCGGCGTGCGGGGTCTGCGGCTCGGTCAGCGTCGAGGACGTGCTGTCCCGCGCGCCGGCCGCACCGACCGGCACCGACGACGTCCGGGTCCGGGCCGAGGTCCTGGCCGCCCTGCCCGACGCCCTGCGGGCCGCGCAGTCGACGTTCGAGCGCACGGGCGGGCTGCACGCGGCCGGGCTGTTCACGGCCGACGGCGACCTGCTGTGCGTGCGCGAGGACGTCGGGCGGCACAACGCCGTCGACAAGGTGGTCGGCTGGGCCCTGCGCGAGGGGCGGCTGCCGCTGCGCGCGGACGTGCTCGTGGTCTCGGGCCGCGCGTCCTTCGAGCTCGTCCAGAAGGCGGCGATGGCCGGGGTGCCGGTGCTCGTCGCGGTGTCCGCGCCGTCGTCGCTGGCGGTGTCCCTGGCCCGCGGGGCCGGCATGACCCTGCTCGGTTTCGTGCGCCCGCCCCGCGCCAACGTCTACGCGGGTGAGCACCGGGTCGACGTCGCAGCGGGGACCGGGGTGGGCCGGCCTCCGACGTCCGTCCTAACCTGA
- a CDS encoding DUF3052 domain-containing protein — translation MGATADPAADVAAAAKLGFKPGQLVQEFGWDEQVDEDFRAAVEELVGSELLDEDADDVADVVLCWYREGDGDLVDALVDSITNLADGGIVWLLTPKKGRPGNVNASEIDEAAPTAGLHATSSVSACANWAGTRMTTPKSGRR, via the coding sequence GTGGGTGCGACCGCGGACCCTGCGGCGGATGTGGCCGCAGCGGCCAAGCTGGGCTTCAAACCGGGGCAACTGGTCCAGGAGTTCGGCTGGGACGAGCAGGTCGACGAGGACTTCCGGGCGGCCGTCGAGGAGCTCGTGGGCAGTGAGCTGCTCGACGAGGACGCCGACGACGTCGCCGACGTCGTCCTGTGCTGGTACCGGGAAGGGGACGGCGACCTCGTCGACGCCCTCGTCGACTCCATCACCAACCTCGCCGACGGCGGGATCGTGTGGCTCCTGACGCCCAAGAAGGGCCGTCCCGGCAACGTCAACGCCTCCGAGATCGACGAGGCGGCGCCGACGGCCGGCCTGCACGCGACGTCCAGCGTGAGCGCGTGCGCGAACTGGGCCGGCACGCGCATGACCACGCCCAAGAGCGGGCGCCGCTGA
- a CDS encoding redoxin domain-containing protein, with protein sequence MRELGRHAHDHAQERAPLNLEVGDGFPVPDTVLADQHGDRLALRELWEQGPVLLVCVPAAFSTHCTAELGALAFEIDRFDDAGVQLAALSCDPVPALRAWGEDRVYPFPLLSDFWPHGQVSRALGAFDAELGVAQRLSLLVADGVVRWTLRGQAGAPRSLKAHLAALEV encoded by the coding sequence GTGCGCGAACTGGGCCGGCACGCGCATGACCACGCCCAAGAGCGGGCGCCGCTGAACCTGGAGGTCGGGGACGGCTTTCCCGTCCCCGACACCGTCCTGGCGGACCAGCACGGCGACCGGCTCGCCCTGCGCGAGCTGTGGGAGCAGGGGCCGGTGCTGCTGGTGTGCGTGCCCGCGGCGTTCTCCACGCACTGCACCGCCGAGCTCGGCGCGCTGGCGTTCGAGATCGACCGCTTCGACGACGCGGGCGTCCAGCTCGCGGCCCTGTCGTGCGACCCCGTCCCGGCCCTGCGGGCCTGGGGCGAGGACCGCGTCTACCCCTTCCCCCTGCTCAGCGACTTCTGGCCGCACGGGCAGGTCAGTCGTGCCCTGGGCGCCTTCGACGCCGAACTCGGTGTGGCGCAGCGGCTCTCGCTGCTCGTCGCGGACGGGGTCGTGCGCTGGACGCTGCGCGGGCAGGCCGGGGCGCCGAGGTCGCTGAAGGCGCACCTGGCCGCCCTGGAGGTCTGA